From the genome of Nitrospinaceae bacterium:
TCATGTCCGCTTTCTCTTAGCCAATCGGCGGCGGTGAGAGGCAGATTGTCGCTGACCGCGATTGGCTGGCCGGAAAACCGATTGGCGAGATCGAGGATGGTTTTTTTTGTTGTCTCCATTGATTCGTGTCGATACGAATGGCCGCCCGCGAGTTCAAATTCTGTGCAAAACCGCTCGATGAGATCGGGAATCGCCACTTCAGGGAGGGGACCGGGCGGCGGTGGCGCTGGTACGTGGGATATCCCCTTTGAGATGGCCAAGGTGCGCCGGGCGAGCTCGATGGTTTTTTCTCCATCTTGACCCGGAGCCATCTCTTGGCGAGATGTGTTTTTTTTCGATATCTTTTGGTGGTCTCGCCACCGGGCGGTGAAGCTTTTTGTGGGAGGAGGGGGAAGGTCGCGTCCCTTGAGCCAAGCACCCGCCGGGCCCGGAATCCAAGCAGTTTTGCCGCTCCTGAGAATCGGCCCGAGAAGTCTCGATATGAGTTTTTGGCCCGTTTGCCATACCAGGGGGGTGCGCATAGCCCAGCCGGCGAGGCGAAAAGCGGCTCGCTCGCCAATGCCAACGGTGTGCCTCAAGGTGCGTGCCTCGCGCATTTCAATAAGCATGCGTGGAATATCGACGAAAACCGGGCAGGCTTCTTGGCATGCACCACAAAGGCTAGAGGCGGCGGATAGCTCGCCCGAGGCTTCCAGCCCGCGCAGCATCGGACTCAGGATTGCACCTATGGGTCCTCCGTAGACCGAATCGTAAGCGTGGCCTCCGACCGTTTGAAAGACAGGGCAAGCGTTCTGGCAGGCCCCGCAGCGAATACAATAGAAGGCCTCATGGAAGGGACCACCCAAATGGCGCGAGCGCCCGTTGTCGAGAACGATAAGATGCATCTCCTCGGGGCCGTCTGCCTCTTGAGGTTTTCTAGGGCCCGTCACCATCGTGAAATAGCTGCTAAGTTTCTGGCCCGTTGCGCTTCGAGGAAGAACGGCCAGCAGCGTTAATGCTTCCTGAATTGTGGGGACGACTTTCTCAATGCCCATGATGGCTACATGAACTTTGGGTAGGGTCGTGACCAGGCGACCGTTACCCTCATTCGTGACCAGGCAGAGCGTCCCCGTCTCAGCAATGGCGAAGTTGACACCGCTGATACCCATCCCGGCGCGGAGAAATTCTTCGCGCAGTTTTCCACGAGCGGCCGCCGTTAACTCCCGAGGATCATCCCCGATATTTGGGTCCACCTTGTCGGCAAAGAGCCTGGCCACCTGCTCGCGGGTTTTATGGAGTGCGGGTGCGACAAGGTGGCTTGGCGCCTCTCCTGCGAGTTGGAGTATCCATTCACCAAGGTCGGTTTCAAAAGGCGTAATATTAGCTGCCTTGAGGGCGGCGTTAAGATGAATTTCCTCCGTGGCCATAGATTTGCTTTTGACCACCGTCTTTACGTTCTTGCGGCGGGCGATGTCGAGAACAGTTTTAACGGCCTCACTCGCGTCGGTGGCCGAGTGCACCTGGACACCAAGTTTGCCGAGGTTCGAGAAAAGCGTTTCGAGGTGGTGGTCAAGATCATCAAATGTGCGCCTACGAACTTCACGGGCACTGGCTCGCAGGGCAAGGGGCGCCGCAGTGGATTCGAACGCCTTTTTTCTCATGTCGCCAAATCGCGAGGTGGCTACGTGAAGCGCCTCTTGGAGGTCGGGGTTAGCTATGGCAGTGGAGGCTCGCCTGTTAAACGGAGATTTCAAGGCGCGCTCCTTTCTGGAGAGTTCTCATCCGGCCAGCCAGGAGCGCCAGGGCCAGCAAGGGCTTGTGCTAAGTGTAGTAGTTTTATGCGCGATTCGCGCTTCATCAATCCACCGCCGATCTGAAGCATACAACCGGCATCTGCCGCCACCATCCAGTCGGCCCCCGCCTCCTCTGCAGCACGGATTTTCTCATCGAGCATTGCACACGAAACTTCCGGAAATTTTACGGCAAAACTTCCGCCGAAGCCGCAGCACCGATCAGAGCTCGTCATTTCCTCGCGGCTATCCGTGGCGAGGTCGAGAAGGCGGCGGGGAGCTTCTTTTTCTCCGAGTCCCCTCAAAAGGTGGCATGAATCATGGTAGACGACCTTGCCTGTTAAGTGCGCTCTGGTCTCTTGCAACACATAACTATTGAGGAATTGAGAAAGCTCAAGGACGCGTGTCGAGATTTGTTCCGCCTGTGAGCGTTTCCAGGGGTCTTCGGGGAAGAGGGTGGGAAGAACGCATCGGAGCATCCACCCGCAAGAGCCTGAAGGGACGATGATGGGCTCATCGCCGGCTAGTTGTTCCAACTGCGACTCAAGGACGCGGCGGGCCTCCCCCCGGTATCCGTTATTGAAATGGGGCAGACCGCAGCAGGTCAGTCCCTCGGGGACAATTATCTCAGAGCCAAGCGATTCAATCAGATAAACAGCCGCCTCGCCCACGCCCGGGAAAAAAGTGTCCACCAAGCAAGTGGGATAAAAAATGACGCGAGCAGGCGCCGCGGCGGGCGATTGGCCCGTCGTTTGATGTGGATAAATATCCTGACCATCATGTTCCATGTAAAATCCTTTCTCCTTTGATCTGTCCTAATTCTAGCATCCTTTTGAAGTGTTGCAGAACAGGTCGATATCCCACAAGTAGTCACTGTTTGATGAATTCTCGGTTGAAATGATAATGTTT
Proteins encoded in this window:
- a CDS encoding (Fe-S)-binding protein, translated to MEHDGQDIYPHQTTGQSPAAAPARVIFYPTCLVDTFFPGVGEAAVYLIESLGSEIIVPEGLTCCGLPHFNNGYRGEARRVLESQLEQLAGDEPIIVPSGSCGWMLRCVLPTLFPEDPWKRSQAEQISTRVLELSQFLNSYVLQETRAHLTGKVVYHDSCHLLRGLGEKEAPRRLLDLATDSREEMTSSDRCCGFGGSFAVKFPEVSCAMLDEKIRAAEEAGADWMVAADAGCMLQIGGGLMKRESRIKLLHLAQALAGPGAPGWPDENSPERSAP
- a CDS encoding iron-sulfur cluster-binding protein; amino-acid sequence: MKSPFNRRASTAIANPDLQEALHVATSRFGDMRKKAFESTAAPLALRASAREVRRRTFDDLDHHLETLFSNLGKLGVQVHSATDASEAVKTVLDIARRKNVKTVVKSKSMATEEIHLNAALKAANITPFETDLGEWILQLAGEAPSHLVAPALHKTREQVARLFADKVDPNIGDDPRELTAAARGKLREEFLRAGMGISGVNFAIAETGTLCLVTNEGNGRLVTTLPKVHVAIMGIEKVVPTIQEALTLLAVLPRSATGQKLSSYFTMVTGPRKPQEADGPEEMHLIVLDNGRSRHLGGPFHEAFYCIRCGACQNACPVFQTVGGHAYDSVYGGPIGAILSPMLRGLEASGELSAASSLCGACQEACPVFVDIPRMLIEMREARTLRHTVGIGERAAFRLAGWAMRTPLVWQTGQKLISRLLGPILRSGKTAWIPGPAGAWLKGRDLPPPPTKSFTARWRDHQKISKKNTSRQEMAPGQDGEKTIELARRTLAISKGISHVPAPPPPGPLPEVAIPDLIERFCTEFELAGGHSYRHESMETTKKTILDLANRFSGQPIAVSDNLPLTAADWLRESGHEVLSLSPPGEDCRESLSQSGLGITDCDWAISETGTIILTSGPNRPRLYSLLPELHLVLIPEECLIPHLSGAGPNIHGALTSGDTPPSCVNLITGPSRSADIGLTLVTGVHGPCEIHAIIIPADIGKGTTTSTGASSPFTLEDE